A stretch of Scheffersomyces stipitis CBS 6054 chromosome 2, complete sequence DNA encodes these proteins:
- a CDS encoding protein phosphatase, calcineurin B (go_funtion calcium ion binding) has protein sequence MGVASSKIMDSLMEGTNFDREEIDRLRKRFMKLDKDGSGTIDKNEFLSIPGISSNPLATRLMDVFDEDGDGTIDFQEFITGLSAFSGKTSKVDKLKFAFKIYDIDRDGFIGNGELFIVMKMMVGKNLQEGELQQIVDKTMMEADKDGDGKLSFEEFKNAVDSKSVSTSLTLNLF, from the coding sequence ATGGGTGTGGCCTCGTCCAAGATCATGGATTCCCTCATGGAGGGCACCAACTTCgacagagaagaaatcgacCGTTTGAGAAAACGATTCATGAAGCTCGACAAAGACGGCTCGGGAACCATAGACAAAAACGAGTTCTTATCTATACCGGGGATTTCGTCCAATCCCTTAGCCACAAGATTGATGGATGTGTTTGATGAGGATGGAGATGGCACCATTGATTTCCAGGAGTTCATCACTGGGTTGTCTGCCTTCAGCGGAAAGACATCTAAGGtcgacaagttgaagtttgcaTTCAAGATATACGACATTGATAGAGACGGGTTCATTGGCAATGGAGAGTTATTCATTGTCATGAAGATGATGGTGGGGAAGAACTTGCAAGAAGGCGAATTGCAACAGATAGTCGACAAGACCATGATGGAGGCCGATAAAGACGGTGATGGCAAGTTGAGTTTCgaagagttcaagaatGCCGTGGATTCCAAGTCTGTTTCCACCTCGTTGACGCTTAATCTCTTTTAG